GTCGCTGTTCTGGTTCCGCATCGGCGCGCTGCTGCACGACGTCGGCAAGCTCGTGATCCCGGAGGAGGTGCTGAACAAGCCGGGCAAGCTCTCCGACGAGGAGTGGGCGCTCATGCGCAGCCACACGGTCGCCGGCGTCGACATGCTCTCCGGCATCGAGTTCCCGTGGGACGTGCGGCCGATCGTGCTGTCGCACCACGAGCGGTGGGACGGCAAGGGCTACCCGAACGGCCTCCAGGGCGAGGACATCCCGTTCGTCGCGCGCATCCTGTGCGTGGCCGACGTGTACGACGCGCTGACGTCGGTGCGCTCGTACAAGCGCGCGCTGTCGCACGACGAGGCGATGGCGATCCTGCGCAAGGACATCGGCACCGCGTTCGATCCGGCGGTGTTCGAGAAGTTCGAGAAGGTCGCGCCGGCGTGGGCGCCGCGCACCGCGGAGATGCAGCGTCTCGCCGCGGCGGAGCTGATGGCCGGCCCCGATGCGCTCCCCCTCCCTCCCGGCCACGACCCGCTGACGCGGCTCCCGCTCGCGCCGCTCGTGCACGCGGAGTGCGGGCGGCTGCTCTCGTCGCGCGGCGCGGCGATCCGCACGGTCGCGGTGCTCGTCGTCACGATCGACGCGGCCGACGCGCTCGCGCGACGGCAGTCGGCGGGCGCCGCGCCGACGACGCTCGACGAGCTGCGGCGCCGGGTCGCGGACGCGCTGTGTCGCAACACGCGCGGCGGCGACTTCGTGGGTCGTCTCGCCGACGACGAGTTCGCCGTGCTGCTGCCGGACACGCAGCCGAGCGAGGCGCGCGGCGCCGCCGACCGCCTGCGCGACGCGGCGACCGGCGTGCTCGCCGCGCCGCGCCCCACCACGCGCAGCACCCACGTCCGCATCGGCGTCGCCGTCGCGCCGGGCCAGGGCCGCACCGCCGACACGCTGTTCGCCGCCGCGCGCGAGTCCGCCGCGCAGGCGGCGGCGACGTCGGGGATGTACGCGGCGATCGACTCGGCGGCCTAACGGTCGAGGGCAGGAGGGCAAGAGGGCAAGAGGGCAGGAGAGTCGTTAGGCCCTCCTGCCCTCTTGCCCTCCTGCCCTCCTGCCCTCGCCGGTCAGGCGGCCCGCTGCGACTCCGTCTCCACGGCGATGCGAGCTTCCAGGAAGCGGATCGCGTCGTCGGCCGCGGCGCGGGTCAGCCCTTCGGCGACGCGCTTGCGGATGCCGCCCGCGACCTTCGCATTGCGCACCTGGCTGAGCAGCGCGTCGATGCGCGCGAGCTGATCGACGGACGCGACCTGCGCCTTCGGCAGCGCCCACTCCGGCATCGTCGGCGGGTCCCACTTGAACCACTTGCCGTCCTTCGTCTTCGCGCTGAAGCGGCCGCCGTCGTGCACCTGCGCCCACCCCTCCTCGAGATCATACAGGTAGCGGCCGAGGCCCCACTGCACCGCCGCACGCTTCATCGAGTTCGAGAGCCCGCCCTTCACCGGCTCGACGTCGCTGTTCTCCGCGCCGTCCCACTTCGTCACCCACTCGCTCGTGCCGTCCGACCGCGCGACGCGGACCGAGAGCCCGCAGATCACGCCGCCGGCAGGGCCTTCCTTGTACACGTTCTGCCAGTTCGCCGGCCCCACGACCTCGTCGAGGCGGTCCATGATCGCGCGGTTCGTGACGTAGGCGAGCACGCGCGCCCACGGCTTCCCGTTCTTCTCGCCGGCGGTCTGCACCCGCCACTCGATGTCCTCGGGCGCGAAGGGGTCGCGCAGCCGGGTCAGCTCGGTCTCCTGTGCCATGTCGGTCTCCTCCAGGCGGTGTCGTCCAGTCCGCTGCGCCGCCCGACCGGGCCGGCACAGGCTCCCCACGGAGCGGGAACTGGTACCCCGAACAGAGACCGCAGGTTCCCCTGGGCTACCGCATCATTCCCACTTCAGGTCCCACTCGCAGAACGCATCGCCTTCCAGCGCGCAGCGGACGTGACGGACGCGCGCGCGTTCGCCCCCCGCGATCTCCACCGCCTTCGCGAGTCCCCCGGTCTGACGGCGGCAGAAGTGGCGGCTCGTGTGGTCGAAGCCGACGAGCCGGAGCACCACCCGCCCGCCCCGATCGCCGATCGACTCCGTCTCCACCACCTTCATGTCGCCCGGGTGGTAGTACAGCCGGAACAGCGACACGCTCTGCGTCGCGAACGCGAGCGGCGACGACTTGCGCAGGATGCCGCCGTAGAGCTGCACGCCGAGCGACTCGATGGCGAGCGCGCCGGCGCGCTCCGGCCAGTCCGGCACCGCCGGACCGACCACCGCGTCGGTCGCCTCGGAGACGCGCAGCCAGAGCGCGAACGGCACCTCGTCCGTCGCGCTGAGCGACTCGACGAGCGCGCGGTCCGCGTCGGACAGCCGCGTCAGCACCTCGCGCCGCGCCGCCTCGCCGCGCGTGCTCGACACGAACTCCAGCGTCGCACGGATCGTCGATCCCTTCGCGACGAGCTCCGCCACGGTCACGACTCCGCTCCCGCGCGCGCGGCGAGCGCCGCGCGGTCCACCTTCCCCGAGCCGAGCCGCGGCAGCTCGGCCAGCACCGTTAGGCGCTTCGGCAGCTTGTAGCCGGCGAGCGCGCCGCGCGCGTGCGCGAGCACCGCCGCCGGATCGATCGACGCGCCGCGCGCGGCGACGAGGAACGCGTGCCCCACCTCGCCCCACTTCGCGTCGGGCACGCCGACGACGGCCGCCTCCGCGACGTCGGGCGCGTCGCACAGCACCGCCTCCACCTCGCCCGGAAAG
This DNA window, taken from Gemmatirosa kalamazoonensis, encodes the following:
- a CDS encoding Rad52/Rad22 family DNA repair protein, translating into MAQETELTRLRDPFAPEDIEWRVQTAGEKNGKPWARVLAYVTNRAIMDRLDEVVGPANWQNVYKEGPAGGVICGLSVRVARSDGTSEWVTKWDGAENSDVEPVKGGLSNSMKRAAVQWGLGRYLYDLEEGWAQVHDGGRFSAKTKDGKWFKWDPPTMPEWALPKAQVASVDQLARIDALLSQVRNAKVAGGIRKRVAEGLTRAAADDAIRFLEARIAVETESQRAA